The Solanum pennellii chromosome 4, SPENNV200 genomic interval GATGAAAAAACAAATTGATATATAATCTAGAATGAACCCTCaaattaaaaaggaataaattctctagatataatttttcctattaaactatatatttatattgataatgaCTTTTACTTGTTTATAGGGATAGCAAGGAAAATTGAGTGTATTTTTGGAGCAACTAAACAATTTTTCCCTAACTAAATAGTTGGTGCTTTTTGGTGTTGTTTTGTTTGAATATAagttaagataaaataaattggatcgagattaatttttattgattatttgatttgttatatttaaaataatatgtattgtATAAATTTTAAGGATAAactatttgtttataaaaatagcTTCATGAATGTGAATAATGAAAAGCGATGTATAAAGGATTTAGAAGGATATTTTTGTTGTGTACGTATTTTATTTCGGAATAGTAGGGGCGATGTTTGGTATTCGAATAGGGTTTCCAAATTACGAATTCGATGATTGGTAGTTAAATTTCGACAATCCATAAATCAATATGGTATTCGGTAAAATCTTATTGAATTTGTAGCTGATTGTACTACAAAGTTAATAATATTATTGCTTCAATTAATTCTATTTTCTACGTGAATACACGATATAATAGAAGATCAACAAgcaaaaataatcaagaaaattaaattaacacaACTCAAAGACAAATGTATTTAGTTGTCtatgttttgtatttttctctttgaactGGTACTACTCAGAGATATGAACCTTTTAATATGACATTcattaagtaaattatttttcgTATTTCAAAAATATCGAATAACGAATAATTCTAATGTCTTATACCAAACTCAAATacgtaattttaaaattctacTCTCGAATACCATAcctaataatgaaataattttatttcgtgttaatataaaaacatgaaGTGGCTGTAGTTTAGTGGTAAGAATTCCACGTTGTGGCCGTGGAGACCTGGGCTCGAATCCCAGCAGccacaattaattttttttctttttacttttttagtttcagtttcGTATTTTTGGTTCACTTAATAAAAGCCCAaatctcatttttatttgattaatagtACTTTTTTCCCCCTCAGAGCAGgctactaattttttttttcaacaaattcGATCTCAATCAATCGAAGGTACAGATCTCGATCTATTGAATTTATACAGTTTCgtatttttaatttagttttaatgtttttgcTACTGTATGATTCTGTGTTTGTGATATGTATAGATCTGGATTTACATGATTTCAGATTTTTggaagagtttgattttgttatCTGTTGTTCTGTGTGTCGTTTTTGtcattgattttgattttggtttGTTTTCTTCGTACATGAATGGAGTTTTGATGGGTGAAGTGGTACCCATTTCTGATGAGTTTTTTTTGTCCCTTTCGATGATAGTAGAAATTTTTGTAAAGGATAGTTATGAGGAAATGGAGAAGATGGTAACAAAGTGATCACATAGCGGAGTGGATATCGCGTTAGACTCCGAATCTaaaggtcgtgggttcgaatcccactgtGATCACTGCCTACttttttgatcaaaatttttgtttgaaaacaTTGTTTGTTCATGATTTTCAGTGAAATTTCATTTCAACTCACAAAGCTTCAACTTATTTCTAAGAGAAAAATGCATGTCCAAACACAAATTCAAGTTccaaaaactattttttctaCAAACTACGAAAACTCATTAGTTTTCGAGTTTTAAGTAAATTTATGGCTAAACGCTAGGTTAGTTAAATTCTTTCAGAAATGTTGCGTTTGTTATCtgttcttttgtctttctcaaTGTTAGTGGACAGAGTAGTACTGAAATGAGTGTTTTTGTCCCTTTTGATGGTAGTGGAAATTTTCGTAAAGGATAGTTATGAGGAAATGGAGAAGATGGTAACTAAGTGATCACATAGCGGAGTGGATATCGCGTTAGACTCCGAATCTaaaggtcgtgggttcgaatcccactgtGATCACTggcttactttttttttctttcatatttgtGTTTGGTTTTGGAGTTCGATGTGAGTTTACATATACTTGGTTCCTGTTTAGGGAGTAGactttcaaatttttgtttGAATGCGTTGTTTGTTCATGATTATTGGTGAAGTTTCATTTCGATTCACAAAACTTCAACTTTTTTCTTAGTAGAAAGTGCATGTCCAACTACAAATTCAAgtttcaaaaacaatttttgcaataaactttgaaaattcattttttaagttttaagtaAATATATGGTTAAACGCTAGGTTAGTTAGATTCTTTCGGAATTGTTGAACCGTTGCTTTTGTTATTGTCTTTCTCAATGTTAGAGGAGAGAGTAGTACTGACATGTATAAGGGAACGGAGAAGATGGTAACAAGTGATCTCACAGCGGAGTGGATATTGTGTTAGACTTATGATCTAAAGTttgtgggtttgaatcccactGGGATTGCTTCATGCCTTCTTGTGCACCTGTTTTGTTTTTCTTGGTTTCATATTTTGGTGTTTGGTTTGGGAATTGCATCCGAGGGTCTATCTGAAAAAACCTCTCTACCTCCCAAGATAAGGGTAAGGTTtgtgtacactctaccctcctaGACCTCACTTGTAGGATTACATGGGGTATGTTGTCGTTGGTTTGGGAATTGCTtagtgaaataaaaattattgtaatatAAAATTCGAAAGAGGTTGTACTTTTTTCTTCGGAGATATAAGCTTGAGGCAATTGGTTTGAGAGATTGTTATGAGCTGCCTCCACTGCATATGCATTTAGTTATGAACTTGGTGCTCCTGCTAAgtaattttggttttgatttggggaCATGATATAGGTAAATTATGCCACCAAGATATTTCTATTGAAAATGCATGTTGGTTTTCACTTGATTAATGGTTTTATTCCTCTAATCATTGCCTCGGCGTGAGAGATGCTTATGGAGTGAAATAAGAGGCCAAGTTTTCCTTTTTCTGTTCTATTGGTTTAGGTGTTTGTTTGTGTCACATGTTGCAATAATCTTCCTTTACTTTATCTACAAAGGAAGTACATGAAAATCTCAAGGGTGTTACTTGAGTATTTGAAGGAATAGGAGCAACTTTACCTTAACATTTTCATAAGTATGTCTACCATGATGCTAGGTttgtgaatttaattaaatcattcCCTAAACAAGTGTTAGGCTGTTACAGTAGGATTGATGTCTGATTATGGAATATGCATAAGGTACATTGAGACAGAGAATTTTAAAGGTATCAAAGTGGTTTTAGATTGTGAAACATGTGTATAGAGCGGTGTGAAGCTTCAGAGTTTTGAGCTGAACACAATGTTGTGCATGGTATAGCTACCTAACTTGTCCAATGAGTCTTTTCTCTAGTGGTAAAGAGGAGGACGATACCTTGAGGTTGTGTTTCTTAATTGTAAATGAAAACAATGTATTCGTTAACTCTAAAACTGTCATTGATCGTTGACGTAATTGTTCAGTTATTGCTTTTCAGTAACTTGGCTCAGCAACTTGTAGTCTCATCAGAACATTGATTATACAAGGAGGGAGGGGATGTACTGTCGATGACCCACTAAAGTAACCCAATCTTTTGAATGTAGGGCGATAAGAAAATCAATTGAACTCATTTTCAAACAAATAAGATACACGAAAAGACTATGTAACATAGGAAATCAAGATTATTCCATCAGAGCTTGTCATTATTAGAGAAACAAAAAGATAATCTACTTTTGCATAGACGGGTTGAAATTCTTAGTATCTGTTTTGTGCTATACCAATTTTCCAACTCCAAAAAGAATCGAATGTTGCTTGTCTCATGgtgatattttattcatttttaccTGGTAACTTGATAATGGGACTGATGAAACACTAGAGATCATCGCAGGAACTGGACGTTTGTGTTTTAGTTCAATAGCTTTCGTGAGTGGGGTATCAATTAGCATCTACTtcattttcaatgtttttcagTTTGTGGATTGTAAAGGAATTCTGTCTTGCACCTTATTTCTCTGAAATCGTAAAGCTGTTCTTGCAGACTAACTGTTGTGTTACTAAACCAATTACTAATACTCTTCTTTTGGTCCTAACTGTTGGCTCTTGAACTTTGTCTTGCAGATAATGGATGATCAAGATTTAGGATTCTTTGCTAACTTTCTTGGCATCTTTATTTTCGTATTTGTTATTGCTTATCATTGTGTAGTGGCTGATCCCAAGTACTTTGGCAACTAACTGATTTAGATGATCCCATAGTAAGTAGTAACTTTTAATGAGCTCAAgatgaatttcatttttatcgTTTATTATTACCAGTCAGTTCTTACCTGAATATTATGAGATCGGATATTTGGTCTGACAAAGTCGAAGTTTTATTTATTCTCTCTCTCATTTTGTGAACGTGATGGGTCTTGATCCATTGCAACTATTCTTAAGAAAATGTGCAGAATCATCGGGTTAGACCTATCAGAAACAACCTTTCTACTTTTACTTAGAGGTAAAGCTGCGACACTTCACCCTTCCCAGATCCCATTTGTGGAGTATCACTGGGTATGTTTGTTGTTGGGTCTGCACCTAGAGGTTCAGTGATAAGCTCTCTTTGGCTTAACTACTTTGTTTGGTAAACAACACAAATGATTATAAGCTTTAACCAGTCTTCTTTAAATTGCTAAATGCTAATATCTTTTGTAATCTCTGAAATATTCTTTTCTGAAATAAGCAAATGTTTCTCAGAAATAATGTTGgttgaaaataaaagtgaaatttcAACGCTTACAAATTTTCTAGGGATAATTGGTCGTCTTTGACGACTTAAATTCTCATTCCTCATGACTTGCTTTAACAGCTAGTCAAA includes:
- the LOC107016302 gene encoding dolichyl-diphosphooligosaccharide--protein glycosyltransferase subunit 4A-like, with the protein product MDDQDLGFFANFLGIFIFVFVIAYHCVVADPKYFGN